In the genome of Kitasatospora cathayae, one region contains:
- a CDS encoding citrate synthase/methylcitrate synthase codes for MPSTTEIDVPRGLKGVVVTETELSDVRGLEGFYHYRQYSAIDLAEQRTLEDVWHLMLLGELPDPARRAAFLARTAPLRRLPDALRPLLPALAASTAHGGPLTALGAALSIAAADRGIRPLYDTAPDRRVEDALFATALVPTVLTALHRLQQGEQPIEPRDDLGYAANYLYMLTGEEPTPAKARAIEQYLISTVDHGFNASTFTARVIASTGADLVACLVGGLGALSGPLHGGAPSRALDTLDAIGTPERIDGWIREHVLAGDRIMGFGHAVYRTEDPRSRMLRGVAESFGGELVDLAVQVEARVEAILAELKPGRELHTNVEFYAGVVMHLCGLPREMFTPTFAAGRAIGWSANILEQAADSKIIRPSARYTGPAAPAPLPAA; via the coding sequence ATGCCGAGCACCACCGAGATCGACGTCCCGCGCGGCCTCAAGGGCGTCGTCGTCACCGAGACCGAACTCAGCGACGTCCGCGGGCTGGAGGGCTTCTACCACTACCGCCAGTACTCGGCGATCGACCTCGCCGAGCAGCGCACCCTGGAGGACGTCTGGCACCTGATGCTGCTCGGCGAGCTGCCCGACCCGGCCCGCCGCGCCGCCTTCCTGGCCCGCACCGCACCACTGCGCCGACTGCCCGACGCGCTGCGCCCGCTGCTGCCCGCCCTGGCGGCGAGCACCGCGCACGGCGGCCCGCTCACCGCCCTCGGCGCCGCGCTGTCGATCGCCGCCGCCGACCGCGGCATCCGGCCGCTCTACGACACCGCGCCCGACCGGCGGGTCGAGGACGCCCTGTTCGCCACCGCGCTGGTGCCCACCGTCCTGACCGCGCTGCACCGGCTGCAGCAGGGCGAGCAGCCGATAGAGCCGCGCGACGACCTCGGCTACGCCGCCAACTACCTCTACATGCTGACCGGCGAGGAGCCCACGCCGGCCAAGGCCCGGGCGATCGAGCAGTACCTGATCTCCACCGTCGACCACGGCTTCAACGCCTCCACCTTCACCGCCCGGGTGATCGCCTCCACCGGGGCCGACCTGGTGGCCTGCCTGGTCGGCGGGCTGGGCGCGCTCTCCGGGCCGCTGCACGGCGGCGCGCCGAGCCGGGCGCTGGACACCCTGGACGCGATCGGCACCCCGGAGCGGATCGACGGCTGGATCCGCGAGCACGTGCTGGCCGGCGACCGGATCATGGGCTTCGGCCACGCCGTCTACCGCACCGAGGACCCGCGCTCCCGGATGCTGCGCGGGGTCGCCGAGTCCTTCGGCGGCGAGCTGGTCGACCTCGCCGTCCAGGTCGAGGCCCGGGTCGAGGCGATCCTGGCCGAGCTGAAGCCGGGCCGCGAACTCCACACCAACGTGGAGTTCTACGCCGGCGTGGTGATGCACCTGTGCGGCCTGCCCCGGGAGATGTTCACCCCCACCTTCGCCGCGGGCCGGGCGATCGGCTGGAGCGCCAACATCCTGGAACAGGCCGCCGACTCCAAGATCATCCGTCCCTCCGCCCGCTACACCGGCCCCGCCGCCCCGGCCCCGCTGCCCGCGGCCTGA
- a CDS encoding ABC transporter permease — translation MSTVAAGKAVAGAGPAVAVGARRVPVGRVYRFELVKLVSQWRIRLLVLACWALPGLFVAAVAQQGTLPSDTLFGRWMHATGWAGPLVVLGFAGSWALPLLTSVVAGDVFAAEDRLGTWRHLLVAVRSPRRIFLAKTLASATVLALLVAGLVASSTVGGLAAVGDQPLVGVDGHQLAPSDSATSVLLAWACALAPTLALAALGLLGSVILGRSPMGLLVPALSAVAMQLAQLLPLPVALRLALPGYAFVSWNGLFADPARLTEPLIAVAVSLLWAVVAGTAAYLLFVRRDFTNGSEDGGGRRALVLGVAPLAGLLVLAFGAVAVAAPSTGSGITRAKVQRTVATVFAHLYRLQTERLHRPAVTEADLRVTAECSRGDGQVDPEGPGNDWRCAVTWHLPGTAAPGTAVYQLDVASDGRVTADGDGPKEVNGYFLVHTPTGDAPNPLWQFDGQIDLLAPATG, via the coding sequence ATGAGCACGGTCGCGGCCGGAAAGGCGGTGGCCGGAGCCGGCCCCGCCGTCGCAGTCGGGGCCCGCCGGGTGCCGGTGGGCCGGGTGTACCGCTTCGAGCTGGTCAAGCTCGTCTCGCAGTGGCGGATCCGGCTGCTGGTGCTGGCCTGTTGGGCGCTGCCCGGGCTGTTCGTGGCGGCCGTGGCCCAGCAGGGGACGCTGCCCTCCGACACCCTGTTCGGCCGCTGGATGCACGCCACCGGCTGGGCCGGCCCGCTGGTGGTGCTGGGCTTCGCCGGCTCCTGGGCGCTGCCGCTGCTGACCTCCGTGGTCGCGGGCGACGTGTTCGCCGCCGAGGACCGGCTCGGGACGTGGCGGCACCTGCTGGTGGCGGTCCGCTCACCGCGGCGGATCTTCCTGGCGAAGACCCTGGCGAGCGCGACCGTGCTCGCGCTGCTGGTGGCCGGGCTGGTGGCCTCCAGTACGGTCGGCGGGCTGGCGGCGGTCGGCGACCAGCCGCTGGTCGGCGTCGACGGCCACCAGCTGGCGCCGTCCGATTCGGCCACGAGCGTCCTGCTGGCCTGGGCCTGCGCCCTGGCGCCCACCCTGGCGCTGGCGGCGCTCGGTCTGCTCGGCTCCGTCATCCTGGGCCGCTCCCCGATGGGGCTGCTGGTCCCGGCGCTGTCCGCGGTCGCGATGCAGCTGGCCCAGCTGCTGCCGCTGCCGGTGGCGCTGCGCCTGGCGCTGCCCGGTTACGCCTTCGTGTCCTGGAACGGGCTGTTCGCCGACCCGGCCCGCCTTACGGAGCCGCTGATCGCCGTCGCGGTGAGCCTGTTGTGGGCCGTGGTGGCGGGCACCGCGGCCTACCTGCTGTTCGTCCGGCGGGACTTCACCAACGGCAGCGAGGACGGCGGCGGGCGCCGGGCGCTCGTCCTCGGGGTGGCGCCGCTGGCCGGGCTGCTGGTGCTGGCCTTCGGGGCGGTCGCGGTGGCCGCGCCGTCGACCGGCTCGGGGATCACCCGGGCGAAGGTGCAGCGCACGGTCGCCACCGTGTTCGCGCACCTGTACCGGCTGCAGACCGAGCGGCTGCACCGCCCCGCCGTCACCGAGGCCGACCTTCGGGTCACGGCGGAGTGCAGCCGGGGCGACGGCCAGGTCGACCCGGAGGGGCCTGGCAACGACTGGCGCTGCGCGGTCACCTGGCACCTGCCCGGTACGGCGGCCCCGGGGACGGCGGTCTACCAGCTGGACGTGGCCTCGGACGGGCGGGTGACGGCGGACGGTGACGGTCCGAAGGAAGTGAACGGCTACTTCCTGGTGCACACCCCGACCGGGGACGCGCCCAACCCGCTGTGGCAGTTCGACGGCCAGATCGACCTGCTCGCCCCCGCGACGGGCTGA
- a CDS encoding ABC transporter ATP-binding protein produces the protein MEETQPAVRARGLTKCFGDVVALDDVGLELVPGRIHGLAGPNGAGKTTLLGLLLGLAVADGGELEVLGRPVGRALAAPDGVAGFVDGPGLYPSLTARKNLSALAALRGQDAGARRIDEVLAEVGLTDVADDRVRGFSLGMRQRLGLAAALLTDPRLLVLDEPSNGLDPAGKQHVHGALRRLADDGVTVVLSSHRMDDLEALCSEVTILATGRVCFSGPLGGLAAGARELDHRLLTSDPEAARRVAAATAGVRVVDGAAVWRGTEALVVRASGVAVEQLVAALVREGVRVREVAPVVSPLEAAYLALTEEHLTDEHLTDEHLTGKQQEGGR, from the coding sequence ATGGAAGAAACCCAACCTGCCGTACGGGCACGCGGATTGACGAAGTGCTTCGGTGACGTCGTGGCGCTCGACGACGTCGGGCTGGAGCTGGTGCCCGGGCGGATCCACGGGCTGGCCGGGCCGAACGGGGCCGGGAAGACCACGCTGCTGGGGCTGCTGCTCGGACTGGCGGTCGCCGACGGCGGCGAGCTGGAGGTGCTGGGCCGACCGGTCGGACGGGCACTGGCCGCGCCGGACGGGGTGGCCGGATTCGTCGACGGCCCCGGCCTCTACCCGTCGCTGACCGCGCGGAAGAACCTGTCCGCGCTGGCGGCCCTGCGCGGGCAGGACGCCGGGGCCCGGCGGATCGACGAGGTGCTGGCCGAGGTCGGGCTCACCGACGTCGCCGACGACCGGGTGCGGGGCTTCTCGCTGGGCATGCGCCAGCGGCTCGGACTGGCCGCCGCGCTGCTCACCGACCCCCGGCTGCTGGTCCTCGACGAGCCCTCCAACGGCCTGGACCCGGCGGGCAAGCAGCACGTCCACGGGGCGCTGCGGCGGCTCGCGGACGACGGCGTCACGGTCGTCCTGTCCAGCCACCGGATGGACGACCTCGAGGCGCTCTGCTCCGAGGTGACGATCCTCGCGACCGGGCGGGTGTGCTTCTCCGGCCCGCTGGGCGGCCTGGCGGCCGGGGCCCGCGAGCTCGACCACCGCCTGCTCACCTCCGATCCCGAGGCCGCCCGGCGGGTGGCCGCCGCGACCGCCGGGGTGCGGGTCGTGGACGGGGCCGCGGTGTGGCGCGGCACCGAGGCGCTGGTGGTGCGCGCCTCCGGGGTGGCCGTCGAGCAGTTGGTGGCCGCGCTGGTGCGGGAGGGCGTACGGGTGCGCGAGGTCGCCCCGGTGGTGTCGCCGCTGGAGGCCGCGTACCTCGCCCTCACCGAGGAGCACCTCACCGACGAGCACCTCACCGACGAGCACCTCACCGGGAAGCAGCAGGAGGGCGGGCGATGA
- a CDS encoding citrate synthase encodes MTERLTTQQVAEQLGVKVETVYAYASRGQLSSERAPGGKGSTFDAREVAELAARGRRAPVRPPAGEAPAGEPWAGGPVTVRTELTLIENGRLYYRGRDAVELAAEHGFEAAIGWLWGLGTDAPVALRVPPTTADALTRAAAALPDGIRLPDRLRISATVAAALDPLRFDLREQTVLAAGAALIAGMVEALPRTAPDPDPGPDAPLAARLWSRLATTAPAPEALTCLDRALVLLIDHELAVSTVAARVAASARAHPYAVVSAGLGATDGPLHGAASPLAHRMLAEVLADGAVPVVSDYLRTGRPIPGLGHRLYPQGDPRAVALLDAVGRLDGGPAVVAAVTEVEAAAGPAGRPALRANIDLALAAMALAAGLPAQAGEVVFAVARTPGWIAHAVEEYREEPLRMRARGHYTGPRPRSAPNAPLSKPS; translated from the coding sequence ATGACCGAACGCTTGACCACCCAGCAGGTCGCCGAGCAGCTCGGAGTCAAGGTGGAGACGGTGTACGCCTACGCCAGCCGCGGCCAGCTCAGCAGCGAGCGGGCCCCGGGCGGCAAGGGCAGCACCTTCGACGCCCGCGAGGTGGCCGAGCTGGCCGCCCGCGGCCGCCGCGCCCCGGTGCGCCCGCCGGCGGGCGAAGCGCCGGCCGGTGAGCCCTGGGCCGGCGGACCGGTCACCGTGCGGACCGAGCTGACCCTGATCGAGAACGGCCGGCTCTACTACCGCGGCCGGGACGCCGTCGAACTCGCCGCCGAGCACGGCTTCGAGGCCGCGATCGGCTGGCTCTGGGGGCTGGGCACCGACGCCCCCGTGGCGCTGCGGGTGCCGCCCACCACCGCCGACGCGCTCACCCGGGCCGCCGCCGCACTGCCCGACGGGATCCGGCTGCCCGACCGGCTGCGGATCTCGGCCACCGTCGCCGCCGCGCTCGACCCGCTCCGCTTCGACCTGCGCGAACAGACCGTGCTGGCGGCCGGCGCGGCCCTGATCGCCGGCATGGTGGAGGCGCTCCCCCGCACCGCGCCCGACCCCGACCCGGGCCCCGACGCCCCGCTCGCCGCGCGGCTGTGGAGCCGGCTGGCCACCACCGCGCCCGCGCCCGAGGCGCTGACCTGCCTGGACCGCGCCCTGGTGCTGCTGATCGACCACGAGCTGGCGGTGTCCACGGTGGCGGCCCGGGTCGCGGCCTCGGCGCGGGCCCATCCGTACGCGGTGGTCTCCGCCGGGCTCGGCGCGACCGACGGCCCGCTGCACGGCGCGGCCAGCCCCCTGGCGCACCGGATGCTCGCCGAGGTGCTGGCCGACGGCGCGGTGCCGGTGGTCTCCGACTACCTGCGCACCGGCCGGCCGATCCCCGGCCTCGGCCACCGGCTCTACCCGCAGGGCGACCCCCGGGCGGTCGCCCTGCTCGACGCGGTCGGCCGGCTCGACGGCGGCCCGGCCGTGGTCGCGGCGGTCACCGAGGTCGAGGCGGCGGCGGGCCCGGCCGGGCGGCCGGCCCTGCGGGCCAACATCGACCTGGCCCTGGCCGCCATGGCCCTGGCCGCCGGACTGCCGGCGCAGGCCGGCGAGGTGGTCTTCGCGGTGGCCCGCACCCCGGGCTGGATCGCCCACGCGGTCGAGGAGTACCGCGAGGAACCACTGCGGATGCGCGCCCGCGGCCACTACACCGGCCCGCGCCCGCGGTCCGCCCCGAACGCACCCCTGTCGAAGCCGAGCTGA
- a CDS encoding bifunctional YncE family protein/alkaline phosphatase family protein, translating into MQVTRRRRVQKEHAALPGRRAGRRALLATACITAVAVATGTAFAATQQFGTDQVGQVTADGQVISSDQYIAPYGDRLVIDNGKIMGSRVSPDGGHLAATLADGDASLVVVDLKTGRVQQRAGKAKTADLHLTDGSVGQEAPVYSPDGKQLWLGQLDGYTRFTVKADGTLADPVKVAIPADVDKHALASGAVFSADGSTLYAAVNGQNRVVAINTATGALGQSWTTGNAPRGIVEVGHKLYVSNEGGRPATSDDDTLNSYGTQVPADPDTGAATSGTVSVIDLSDPAAAVGSIDVGLHPTAVYAKNGTVFVADTSSDQVSVIDTGRDEVVQRISTRPWPEASVGYEPTAVTLTDDGRLLVTLGRADAVAVYRFTGAQEPVSYVGLLPTDYFPAEVTTVGSKVVVSNTRGIDARRPNSTGAHSTHDTTSSLTWFTLPGDKEIRSQTAKVFQQNGWTRNAVRTADRHKAKPVPVPARIGDPSPIKHVFLIVKENRTYDQVFGDIGKGDGDPKLAQFGANVTPNQQALARQFGLYDNTYDIGTNSAEGHNWLMQADNPEYTESSAGEYERSYDTEDDALGHQRSGFLWTGAQAAGQDVRDFGEFHQFLTKPAGADWQNLYCDAKHMEATGDATAYPLNSSSPIPSLNDVSVPGFPKFDLDVPDQYRYQIWKQDFERNGPAALNMLWLSSDHTGGPASPAAQVADNDLAVGRIVQEISHSEYWKDSAVFVVEDDSQAGLDHVDGHRAPIQIISPWAQHGAVDSRYYSQITMVRTIEQILGIHPMNQKDSAATPMATAFTDKPDFTPFDAVPNRTSLTDGLKTPPSCGVDVPAQQDRGAAPAPVTVAPPAAEQGVAAQWDAWKAKQHLTGPNAAPDRANPAQLNHLTWYQTHNWTAPYPGEDAIHTPDDVPGAYVPSAENDG; encoded by the coding sequence ATGCAGGTAACGCGTCGTCGACGTGTCCAGAAGGAGCACGCCGCGCTGCCCGGCCGGCGTGCGGGCCGCCGGGCCCTCCTGGCCACGGCGTGCATCACGGCCGTGGCCGTGGCCACGGGCACGGCTTTCGCGGCCACCCAGCAGTTCGGCACCGACCAGGTCGGCCAGGTCACCGCCGACGGCCAGGTGATCTCCAGCGACCAGTACATCGCCCCGTACGGCGACCGGCTGGTCATCGACAACGGCAAGATCATGGGTTCCCGGGTCAGCCCGGACGGCGGTCACCTGGCCGCCACGCTCGCCGACGGCGACGCCTCCCTGGTCGTGGTGGACCTGAAGACCGGCCGGGTGCAGCAGCGCGCCGGCAAGGCCAAGACGGCCGACCTGCACCTGACCGACGGCTCGGTCGGCCAGGAGGCCCCGGTGTACTCGCCGGACGGCAAGCAGCTGTGGCTGGGCCAGCTCGACGGCTACACCCGGTTCACCGTGAAGGCCGACGGCACCCTGGCCGACCCGGTGAAGGTGGCGATCCCGGCCGACGTCGACAAGCACGCGCTGGCCTCCGGCGCGGTGTTCTCGGCCGACGGCTCGACGCTGTACGCCGCGGTCAACGGGCAGAACCGGGTGGTCGCGATCAACACGGCCACCGGCGCGCTCGGGCAGAGCTGGACGACGGGCAACGCGCCGCGCGGCATCGTGGAGGTCGGCCACAAGCTGTACGTCAGCAACGAGGGCGGGCGCCCCGCCACCTCCGACGACGACACCCTCAACTCCTACGGCACCCAGGTCCCGGCCGACCCGGACACCGGCGCCGCGACCTCGGGCACCGTCAGCGTGATCGACCTCTCCGACCCGGCCGCCGCCGTCGGCTCGATCGACGTCGGCCTGCACCCGACCGCGGTGTACGCCAAGAACGGGACGGTCTTCGTCGCCGACACCTCCTCCGACCAGGTGTCGGTCATCGACACCGGGCGCGACGAGGTCGTCCAGCGGATCTCCACCAGACCGTGGCCGGAGGCCTCGGTGGGCTACGAGCCGACCGCGGTGACGCTCACCGACGACGGCCGCCTGCTGGTCACCCTGGGCCGCGCCGACGCGGTGGCCGTCTACCGCTTCACCGGCGCCCAGGAGCCGGTGAGCTACGTCGGCCTGCTGCCCACCGACTACTTCCCGGCCGAGGTCACCACCGTCGGCTCGAAGGTGGTCGTCTCCAACACCCGCGGCATCGACGCCCGCCGCCCCAACTCCACCGGCGCCCACAGCACCCACGACACCACCTCCAGCCTGACCTGGTTCACCCTGCCGGGGGACAAGGAGATCCGCTCCCAGACGGCCAAGGTCTTCCAGCAGAACGGCTGGACCAGGAACGCGGTCCGCACGGCCGACCGGCACAAGGCCAAGCCCGTACCGGTGCCGGCCCGGATCGGCGACCCGTCGCCGATCAAGCACGTCTTCCTGATCGTCAAGGAGAACCGGACCTACGACCAGGTCTTCGGCGACATCGGCAAGGGCGACGGCGACCCGAAGCTGGCCCAGTTCGGCGCCAACGTGACGCCCAACCAGCAGGCGCTGGCCCGGCAGTTCGGGCTCTACGACAACACCTACGACATCGGCACCAACTCCGCCGAGGGCCACAACTGGCTGATGCAGGCGGACAACCCGGAGTACACCGAGTCCTCGGCGGGCGAGTACGAGCGCAGCTACGACACCGAGGACGACGCCCTGGGCCACCAGCGCTCCGGCTTCCTGTGGACGGGGGCCCAGGCGGCCGGCCAGGACGTGCGCGACTTCGGCGAGTTCCACCAGTTCCTCACCAAGCCCGCCGGCGCCGACTGGCAGAACCTGTACTGCGACGCCAAGCACATGGAGGCGACCGGCGACGCCACCGCCTACCCGCTCAACTCCTCCTCGCCGATCCCCTCGCTCAACGACGTCTCGGTGCCCGGCTTCCCGAAGTTCGACCTCGACGTGCCGGACCAGTACCGCTACCAGATCTGGAAGCAGGACTTCGAGCGGAACGGCCCGGCGGCGCTGAACATGCTGTGGCTGTCCAGCGACCACACCGGCGGCCCGGCCAGTCCGGCCGCGCAGGTCGCGGACAACGACCTGGCGGTCGGCCGGATCGTCCAGGAGATCTCGCACAGCGAGTACTGGAAGGACTCCGCGGTCTTCGTGGTCGAGGACGACTCCCAGGCCGGCCTCGACCACGTCGACGGCCACCGCGCCCCGATCCAGATCATCAGCCCCTGGGCGCAGCACGGCGCCGTCGACAGCCGCTACTACTCGCAGATCACCATGGTCCGCACCATCGAGCAGATCCTCGGGATCCACCCGATGAACCAGAAGGACAGCGCGGCCACCCCGATGGCCACGGCCTTCACCGACAAGCCGGACTTCACGCCGTTCGACGCGGTGCCCAACCGCACCTCGCTGACCGACGGCCTGAAGACCCCGCCCTCCTGCGGCGTCGACGTGCCGGCCCAGCAGGACCGCGGCGCGGCGCCGGCGCCGGTGACCGTCGCCCCGCCGGCGGCCGAGCAGGGTGTCGCGGCCCAGTGGGACGCCTGGAAGGCCAAGCAGCACCTGACCGGCCCGAACGCGGCGCCGGACCGTGCGAACCCGGCCCAGCTGAACCACCTGACCTGGTACCAGACGCACAACTGGACCGCGCCGTACCCGGGCGAGGACGCGATCCACACCCCGGACGACGTCCCCGGTGCCTACGTCCCCTCCGCGGAGAACGACGGCTGA
- a CDS encoding Ig domain-containing protein, protein MASLALAAAGLAGAAGPAAAQDISSSSGSIGNEFNPWSPQNGHPYRHGAVPGKQQHENYKKWLAAHNQAAATGQQTLSYGGGVDGIGVQSGHSKVYLVFYGNQWGTQTTDANGNAKFSGDSAGAAGATQQMFKGIGTNGETWSADLTQWCDGPNVASGAVSCPSNANFIPYQSGGVLSGVWYDNAAASPAQATGNQLAQEAVKAAGHFGNTTAAANRDAYYIILSPHGTNPDDYQNPTTGYCAWHDWNGDTTLTGGAASSPYGDIAFSNQPYNIDQGASCGVGFVNSPGTLDGWTMTLGHEWHEMMSDQNPAGGWTNHVSGSSYNGQENSDECAWIKPGSPGGAANVSFGSFGTFAEQASWSNDTNSCAISHAILTHGNTVTVTNPGNQSGTVGTAASLQISASDSASGQTLSYSATGLPAGLSINSSTGLISGTPTAAGTSSVTVTATDTTGASGNTTFTWTESSTSGGSAVTNGGFENGNATGWTTTGSASVLGAAAHSGSYGLQLGSTSPSTDSTAAQTFTAPTGSSKLSFWYSNTCPDTVTYDWATATLKDNTTGTTTTVLAKTCSSAATWTNQTASVTAGHSYTLTLSNHDDDYAGDPTYTYYDDVTVS, encoded by the coding sequence ATGGCGTCACTCGCCCTCGCCGCCGCCGGCCTCGCCGGCGCGGCCGGTCCCGCCGCCGCGCAGGACATCTCCAGCTCCTCGGGCAGCATCGGCAACGAGTTCAACCCCTGGAGCCCGCAGAACGGCCACCCGTACCGCCACGGCGCGGTGCCGGGCAAGCAGCAGCACGAGAACTACAAGAAGTGGCTCGCCGCCCACAACCAGGCCGCGGCCACCGGCCAGCAGACGCTCTCCTACGGCGGCGGCGTCGACGGCATCGGCGTGCAGAGCGGTCACTCCAAGGTCTACCTGGTCTTCTACGGCAACCAGTGGGGCACCCAGACCACCGACGCCAACGGCAACGCCAAGTTCTCCGGCGACTCGGCCGGCGCCGCCGGTGCCACCCAGCAGATGTTCAAGGGCATCGGCACCAACGGCGAGACCTGGTCGGCCGACCTGACCCAGTGGTGCGACGGCCCCAACGTCGCCTCCGGCGCGGTCAGCTGCCCGTCCAACGCCAACTTCATCCCGTACCAGAGCGGCGGCGTCCTCTCCGGCGTCTGGTACGACAACGCGGCCGCCTCGCCCGCCCAGGCCACCGGCAACCAGCTCGCCCAGGAGGCCGTCAAGGCCGCCGGCCACTTCGGCAACACCACGGCCGCCGCCAACCGCGACGCGTACTACATCATCCTGTCGCCGCACGGCACCAACCCGGACGACTACCAGAACCCCACCACCGGGTACTGCGCCTGGCACGACTGGAACGGCGACACCACCCTCACCGGCGGCGCGGCCAGCTCGCCCTACGGCGACATCGCCTTCTCGAACCAGCCGTACAACATCGACCAGGGCGCCAGCTGCGGCGTCGGCTTTGTCAACTCGCCCGGTACGCTGGACGGTTGGACGATGACCCTCGGCCACGAGTGGCACGAGATGATGTCCGACCAGAACCCGGCCGGCGGCTGGACCAACCACGTGTCGGGCAGCTCGTACAACGGCCAGGAGAACTCCGACGAGTGCGCCTGGATCAAGCCCGGCTCGCCCGGCGGCGCCGCGAACGTCTCCTTCGGCTCCTTCGGCACCTTCGCCGAGCAGGCCAGCTGGTCGAACGACACCAACTCCTGCGCGATCTCGCACGCCATCCTGACCCACGGCAACACCGTCACCGTCACCAACCCGGGCAACCAGTCCGGCACCGTCGGCACCGCGGCCAGCCTGCAGATCAGCGCGAGCGACTCGGCCTCCGGCCAGACCCTGAGCTACTCGGCCACCGGCCTGCCCGCCGGCCTGTCGATCAACTCCTCGACCGGCCTGATCTCCGGCACGCCGACCGCCGCCGGCACCTCCAGCGTGACGGTCACCGCGACCGACACCACCGGCGCCTCCGGCAACACCACCTTCACCTGGACCGAGTCCTCCACCTCGGGCGGCAGCGCCGTCACCAACGGCGGCTTCGAGAACGGCAACGCGACCGGCTGGACCACCACCGGCAGCGCCTCCGTCCTCGGTGCGGCCGCCCACAGCGGCAGCTACGGCCTGCAGCTCGGCTCGACCAGCCCGAGCACGGACTCCACCGCCGCCCAGACCTTCACCGCGCCGACCGGCTCCAGCAAGCTGTCCTTCTGGTACAGCAACACCTGCCCGGACACCGTGACCTACGACTGGGCCACCGCGACCCTGAAGGACAACACCACCGGCACGACCACCACGGTCCTCGCCAAGACCTGCTCCTCCGCCGCGACCTGGACCAACCAGACCGCGTCCGTCACCGCCGGTCACTCGTACACGCTCACCCTGAGCAACCACGACGACGACTACGCGGGTGACCCGACCTACACCTACTACGACGACGTGACCGTCTCCTGA
- a CDS encoding LysR family transcriptional regulator, whose amino-acid sequence MELELRHLRIICSIADSGSLTRAAAALRLTQPGLSAQLTRIERVLGGELFSRAPSGVVPTAFGEVVLSRARAVLPTVDELLGVSALAARSGRSPHRFRLGSVNAPLLGGLIAAIRSHHPEAEISSRGQGSPVPLVEDVAGGRLEAAVVGDSPGYELALPPGVAVEPVATEPLFVALPADHPLAALEEVGLADLEEEDWAAPPPDNDRIREYWSRTLLVLGHRLRVVHEAEGRLLLDVVRNGHAVSFCQATYEEVPGIAVRPVAGNPLWYRHLLAWHEEGPLVALGPSLVRDVTEAYRAACARSPVYRGWLERRAGAAPLTGHHL is encoded by the coding sequence ATGGAGCTCGAACTCCGGCACCTCCGGATCATCTGCAGCATCGCGGACAGCGGGAGTCTGACGCGGGCCGCCGCGGCGCTGCGGCTGACCCAGCCCGGCCTGAGTGCCCAGTTGACGCGGATCGAGCGGGTGCTCGGGGGTGAGCTGTTCAGCCGCGCGCCGTCGGGGGTCGTGCCGACCGCGTTCGGGGAGGTGGTGCTCAGCCGGGCCCGGGCGGTGCTGCCGACCGTCGACGAGCTGCTGGGGGTCTCCGCCCTCGCCGCGCGCAGCGGCCGTTCGCCGCACCGCTTCCGGCTCGGCTCCGTCAACGCTCCGCTGCTCGGCGGGTTGATCGCGGCGATCAGGTCGCACCACCCGGAGGCCGAGATCAGCTCGCGCGGCCAGGGCTCGCCCGTCCCGCTGGTCGAGGACGTCGCGGGCGGCCGGCTGGAAGCTGCCGTGGTGGGCGACAGCCCCGGTTACGAGCTGGCGCTCCCGCCGGGGGTCGCCGTCGAACCGGTCGCCACCGAGCCGCTCTTCGTGGCCCTGCCCGCGGACCATCCGCTGGCGGCGCTGGAGGAGGTCGGGCTGGCGGACCTCGAGGAGGAGGACTGGGCGGCTCCTCCTCCGGACAACGACCGGATCCGTGAGTACTGGTCCAGGACCCTGCTCGTCCTGGGCCACCGCCTGCGCGTCGTCCACGAGGCGGAGGGCAGGCTCCTCCTGGACGTGGTCCGCAACGGTCACGCGGTGAGCTTCTGCCAGGCCACGTACGAGGAGGTGCCGGGCATCGCCGTACGGCCGGTCGCCGGGAACCCGCTCTGGTACCGGCATCTGCTCGCCTGGCACGAGGAGGGGCCGCTGGTGGCGCTGGGCCCCTCGCTCGTGCGGGACGTCACCGAGGCGTACCGGGCGGCGTGCGCCCGCAGCCCGGTCTACCGGGGCTGGCTCGAAAGGCGCGCGGGCGCCGCACCGCTGACCGGTCATCACCTGTAG